One part of the Caproiciproducens sp. CPB-2 genome encodes these proteins:
- a CDS encoding ROK family protein — MEGTESLPAVYRVGIDLGGTNIAVGVVDEEFHIVAKYSTPTGADRPYEQIVEDMAKGVRKALRNAGVPVEQCCSVGIGSPGICDYETGTVLYSNNLGWKGVPLTSALQKWIDLPCRLSNDANCAALGEVVAGAAKGCKNAVLITLGTGVGGGVVLDGKIFSGCHSAGAELGHTVLVRDGELCTCGRRGCLEAYASATALIRQTKRAAQEHPESLIWKLCKGNPERISGRTSFEAERQGDETGRQVVDSYLSYLSEGVVDFVNIFRPECVILGGGICNEGARLLDPINAFVRHFCFGGELVEAPAVIKAALGNDAGIIGAALL; from the coding sequence ATGGAAGGAACGGAATCATTACCGGCCGTTTACCGGGTCGGAATCGACCTTGGCGGGACCAATATCGCGGTGGGGGTGGTGGATGAGGAATTTCACATTGTCGCCAAATACTCCACCCCGACGGGGGCGGACCGTCCCTATGAGCAAATTGTCGAGGATATGGCGAAAGGCGTAAGAAAGGCCCTGCGCAATGCCGGGGTTCCTGTGGAACAGTGCTGTTCCGTTGGGATCGGCAGCCCGGGCATCTGCGATTACGAAACGGGTACGGTGCTGTACTCGAACAATCTTGGCTGGAAGGGCGTCCCTTTGACCTCCGCCCTGCAAAAATGGATCGACCTGCCCTGCCGTCTCAGTAATGATGCGAACTGTGCGGCGCTGGGAGAGGTTGTAGCGGGCGCGGCAAAGGGCTGTAAAAATGCTGTCCTGATCACGCTGGGGACCGGCGTCGGCGGCGGCGTAGTGCTGGACGGCAAAATATTTTCCGGCTGCCATTCCGCAGGCGCGGAGCTGGGGCATACGGTTCTTGTCAGGGACGGGGAGCTCTGTACCTGCGGGCGGCGCGGATGTCTGGAAGCGTATGCGTCGGCCACCGCGCTGATCCGGCAGACGAAGCGCGCCGCGCAGGAACACCCGGAATCGCTGATCTGGAAGCTGTGCAAAGGGAATCCGGAGCGTATCAGCGGCCGGACTTCCTTTGAAGCGGAAAGGCAGGGCGACGAAACGGGACGGCAGGTGGTGGACAGCTATCTGTCCTATCTCAGTGAGGGAGTCGTCGATTTTGTCAATATTTTTCGCCCGGAGTGTGTCATCCTCGGCGGCGGAATCTGCAACGAAGGGGCGCGTCTGCTCGACCCCATCAACGCGTTTGTCCGTCATTTCTGCTTTGGCGGAGAGCTGGTGGAAGCGCCCGCGGTGATTAAGGCGGCTCTCGGGAACGACGCTGGCATTATCGGTGCCGCGCTTCTGTAA
- a CDS encoding IS3 family transposase, whose amino-acid sequence MKECRAEAGYPIETACKLLHVARSAYNKWASGNQSRRIAENEWLAEKIEKIHMESPDKGYRRINDDLRHDHDIHINDKRVLRICRAKNIKSTIKYNNHGCTRQAKNPQYLAENLLDRQFFASQPNEKWLTDVTEFKWYEGLEVHKVYLSAVLDLYDRRIVAFVISERNDNPLVFKTFDKAVGKNPDAHPLFHSDRGYQYTNRTFHHKIDKAGMTQSMSRVAHCIDNGPMEGFWGILKRERYYGKRFTSKQALIQMIEDYIRYYNTRRVQRNLGVLTPMEKYERYLAA is encoded by the coding sequence ATAAAAGAATGCCGTGCGGAAGCGGGATATCCCATCGAGACTGCCTGTAAGCTACTTCATGTCGCCCGTTCCGCCTACAATAAATGGGCGTCGGGGAACCAAAGCCGCAGGATTGCCGAAAACGAGTGGCTTGCGGAAAAGATCGAGAAAATCCATATGGAAAGCCCAGACAAAGGCTACCGCCGTATCAACGATGATTTGCGACACGACCACGATATCCACATCAATGACAAGAGGGTACTTCGCATCTGTCGGGCAAAGAACATAAAATCCACCATCAAGTACAACAACCACGGTTGCACAAGGCAGGCAAAGAATCCGCAGTATCTTGCCGAAAACCTTCTTGACCGCCAGTTTTTCGCCTCTCAGCCGAATGAGAAGTGGCTCACCGACGTTACTGAATTTAAGTGGTACGAAGGTCTTGAAGTACACAAGGTTTACCTCAGTGCTGTTTTAGATCTCTATGACAGGCGCATCGTAGCTTTCGTAATTAGTGAGCGTAATGACAATCCTCTCGTATTCAAGACCTTTGACAAAGCTGTCGGGAAAAATCCGGACGCACATCCCCTGTTTCACAGTGACCGGGGATACCAGTACACGAACCGTACTTTTCATCACAAAATTGACAAAGCCGGTATGACACAAAGCATGTCCCGCGTGGCACACTGCATTGACAACGGTCCAATGGAAGGCTTCTGGGGCATTCTGAAGCGTGAACGCTATTACGGCAAACGGTTCACCAGCAAACAGGCTCTTATCCAGATGATTGAGGATTATATCCGCTATTACAATACCCGGCGTGTTCAACGTAATCTGGGTGTCCTCACACCGATGGAGAAATACGAACGTTATCTTGCTGCATAA
- a CDS encoding ABC transporter substrate-binding protein, whose translation MKKKILAILLCAAMAVTAFAGCGQAANPTSAENNASAGDAGSAAAPASDKKIKVILITMDSLDQHWVSVDKGAQKAVAELGNVEYKWMAPDKKDDAQQIERVNNAIADGADAIMIAANGPDAISASLEDAKAKGIKIIYVDSPAKTEGIATFATDNEAAGKTAGEEMLKALEAAGKKDGKIGIVNVNSATASTVAREKGFRAAFEGKGYTLLQTQYGEGDATKSQDIADNYITEGAVGIFGCNEGSTVGAGNAIKGSGKKDIVGVGFDKSDSIFSLIKDGSLLCAMAQNPDVMGYEGMKAAVKAVKGETIEKTSVDTGVSVLNKDTIK comes from the coding sequence ATGAAAAAGAAGATCTTGGCTATTCTACTTTGCGCGGCAATGGCAGTGACTGCCTTCGCCGGCTGCGGCCAGGCGGCCAACCCGACATCCGCGGAGAACAACGCTTCTGCGGGGGATGCGGGCTCTGCGGCGGCTCCGGCTTCCGACAAAAAGATCAAAGTCATTTTGATTACCATGGACAGTCTGGATCAGCACTGGGTTTCTGTCGACAAGGGCGCGCAGAAGGCGGTTGCCGAGCTCGGCAACGTCGAGTACAAATGGATGGCTCCGGACAAGAAGGATGACGCGCAGCAGATCGAGCGTGTCAACAATGCAATCGCCGACGGAGCGGACGCGATCATGATCGCCGCCAACGGACCGGACGCTATTTCCGCTTCTCTGGAAGACGCAAAGGCAAAGGGAATTAAAATCATCTATGTGGACTCCCCGGCAAAGACCGAAGGCATCGCCACCTTCGCAACGGACAACGAAGCAGCCGGTAAAACGGCGGGCGAGGAAATGCTTAAAGCGCTGGAAGCGGCCGGCAAGAAAGACGGAAAAATCGGTATCGTCAATGTCAACTCCGCCACAGCTTCCACTGTAGCGCGTGAAAAGGGCTTCCGCGCAGCGTTCGAGGGCAAGGGCTACACCCTGCTCCAGACCCAGTACGGCGAAGGCGACGCAACAAAATCACAGGATATCGCAGATAACTACATAACAGAGGGTGCTGTCGGTATCTTCGGCTGTAACGAAGGCAGTACCGTCGGCGCCGGCAATGCCATCAAGGGCTCCGGCAAGAAAGATATCGTCGGCGTTGGCTTTGATAAGTCCGACTCCATTTTCTCTCTGATTAAAGACGGTTCCCTGCTCTGCGCAATGGCTCAGAACCCGGACGTCATGGGCTACGAAGGCATGAAGGCCGCCGTGAAAGCGGTCAAGGGCGAAACCATTGAAAAGACCTCCGTTGACACCGGTGTTTCCGTACTGAACAAAGATACGATCAAATAA
- a CDS encoding helix-turn-helix domain-containing protein — translation MKIYDYRGKKNICGDRIREARIRRRMTQADLAAKAQIEGLALERDSVSRIEIGTRFVADFELVVFSKILGESLEWLTGRE, via the coding sequence ATGAAAATTTATGATTATCGCGGAAAGAAAAATATATGCGGGGACAGAATCAGAGAAGCCCGCATACGGCGGCGCATGACGCAAGCGGACCTTGCGGCGAAAGCGCAGATAGAGGGGCTGGCGTTGGAGCGGGACAGCGTAAGCAGAATCGAAATCGGAACGCGCTTTGTTGCAGACTTTGAACTCGTTGTATTTTCAAAGATATTGGGTGAAAGTCTTGAATGGCTGACCGGGCGCGAATAA
- a CDS encoding CD1375 family protein has protein sequence MEKVYADLIKKGLKSIEEVPERIRDAVRAIVEAESGNTDE, from the coding sequence ATGGAAAAGGTTTATGCAGACCTCATTAAAAAGGGGCTGAAAAGCATTGAAGAGGTCCCGGAGCGCATACGCGACGCGGTGCGCGCAATCGTCGAAGCCGAAAGCGGGAACACCGATGAATAG
- a CDS encoding glycoside hydrolase family 73 protein gives MAITEEQKGFIKRVGDLAAADMKKSGILASLTIAQAILESGWGQSGLTVKANALFGIKAGSTWKGKVYSAQTQECYDGVSNTTITALFRAYDSWEESVSDHSALLTGLSRYKAVVGERDYKKACVAIRTAGYATDPTYSDKLINLIDSYGLAAYDSVSAPPAGSNNNAKGAVKMTSTEFISKLQNIVDHYKTLYVMGCFGAPLTAATVQRYCTNDDYNKQAARTAMIKAAANQNPPVFGFDCVCLIKGVLWGWSGDASKTYGGAGYAVNGVPDISADTMITKCTGVSTDFKNIVPGEAVWLSGHIGVYIGGGKVIECTPAFKNCVQVTACLNIGAISGLNGRAWTKHGKLPYITYDSAGNATPPAQQPGKPAGSGNTSAPLSFSVGDVVRFTGNTHYTSANATSGPACKPGTAKVTQIATGTKHPYHLINVSGGGSTVYGWVDAADVQAASGGAAATIKAGSVVKVKAGAKTYTGGSLASFVYSREHVVKEISNDRAVITYGGVVVAAVKVSDLTFIR, from the coding sequence ATGGCGATCACAGAAGAACAAAAAGGATTCATCAAACGAGTGGGCGACCTTGCCGCGGCGGACATGAAAAAAAGCGGCATTCTCGCTTCACTGACAATTGCGCAAGCAATCCTTGAAAGTGGCTGGGGTCAATCCGGCCTGACGGTCAAGGCAAATGCGCTTTTCGGTATCAAGGCGGGTTCCACATGGAAAGGAAAGGTTTACAGCGCACAGACGCAAGAATGCTACGACGGCGTGAGTAATACGACAATCACGGCGCTTTTCCGGGCTTACGATAGCTGGGAAGAATCTGTTTCCGATCATTCCGCCTTGCTGACGGGCCTTTCCCGTTATAAAGCCGTCGTCGGGGAAAGGGATTACAAGAAAGCTTGCGTTGCGATCAGGACGGCAGGATACGCGACGGACCCGACGTATTCGGACAAGCTTATAAATTTGATTGATTCATACGGGCTGGCCGCTTACGACAGTGTGAGCGCGCCGCCCGCCGGGTCAAATAACAACGCAAAAGGAGCGGTCAAAATGACAAGTACGGAATTTATCAGTAAACTTCAAAACATCGTGGACCATTACAAAACGCTTTATGTAATGGGTTGTTTCGGCGCGCCGCTGACGGCGGCAACCGTACAGCGGTATTGCACGAATGACGACTACAACAAACAGGCGGCGCGAACCGCAATGATAAAGGCGGCGGCGAATCAGAATCCGCCCGTTTTCGGGTTCGATTGCGTATGCCTTATCAAAGGCGTTTTGTGGGGATGGAGCGGCGACGCGTCAAAGACCTACGGCGGCGCGGGATACGCGGTCAACGGAGTTCCAGACATTAGCGCAGACACAATGATTACGAAATGCACGGGCGTTTCGACCGATTTCAAGAACATTGTTCCCGGCGAAGCCGTGTGGCTTTCGGGGCATATCGGCGTTTACATCGGCGGCGGAAAAGTGATCGAATGCACCCCGGCTTTCAAAAATTGCGTTCAGGTCACGGCTTGCTTGAATATCGGCGCGATTTCCGGCCTGAACGGGCGCGCGTGGACCAAACACGGGAAATTGCCTTATATCACCTATGACAGCGCAGGGAACGCCACACCGCCCGCACAACAGCCCGGAAAGCCCGCGGGGTCCGGTAATACCTCCGCCCCGCTTTCGTTCAGCGTGGGCGACGTGGTACGCTTTACGGGCAATACGCACTATACCAGCGCGAATGCAACGAGCGGCCCGGCTTGCAAGCCCGGAACGGCAAAGGTCACGCAGATTGCGACGGGTACAAAGCACCCTTACCACCTTATCAACGTAAGCGGCGGCGGGTCTACCGTGTACGGATGGGTTGACGCGGCGGACGTTCAGGCCGCTTCCGGCGGAGCGGCGGCGACCATCAAGGCCGGAAGCGTCGTGAAAGTGAAAGCTGGCGCAAAGACATACACGGGCGGCAGTTTGGCAAGCTTTGTGTATTCCCGTGAACACGTCGTAAAGGAAATCAGCAATGACCGCGCCGTTATCACATACGGCGGGGTGGTTGTCGCGGCGGTCAAGGTTTCGGACCTGACCTTTATTCGATAA
- a CDS encoding ABC transporter permease translates to MENREKQNAWKKLMAVRGMGQVVTVTAGLIVLCIVFAVLNPSFYSGRNVGNLLRQVAPILIIGIGQSYVLITGNIDLSIGSVVGMSCMISATLMTKGMNPWAAMLLTLVLCVGVGVLNGLLVAQCKLPPFIATLGTMTVARGVAQIVNNNYNTDAIGEAAQGYRNLFYYGSTFGLYNTIWIALVLFLGFNFLLSKTRTGRHIYAVGSNIEASKLSGINTDSTTIKVYIVSAFCAGVVGLITSATAGMGTMDAGNMYEMYAVAASVIGGVSTLGGQGLLAGTVVGAAIWGVLQNGLQFAGAPVAMRNIVIGTIVVISVLLDVVIRTGKPKKAKNNTKLVTAQKES, encoded by the coding sequence ATGGAAAATCGAGAGAAACAGAACGCGTGGAAAAAATTAATGGCTGTCCGGGGCATGGGCCAGGTGGTCACCGTTACGGCCGGCCTGATCGTCCTGTGCATTGTCTTTGCGGTTTTGAATCCGTCCTTCTATTCGGGGAGGAATGTCGGGAATCTTCTGCGGCAGGTTGCGCCGATTCTGATCATCGGCATCGGCCAGTCCTATGTTCTGATTACGGGAAACATCGATCTGTCGATCGGCTCCGTCGTCGGCATGAGCTGCATGATTTCCGCGACCCTGATGACCAAGGGGATGAATCCGTGGGCCGCCATGCTGCTGACCCTGGTCCTTTGTGTCGGCGTGGGCGTCTTGAACGGCTTACTGGTGGCGCAGTGCAAGCTGCCGCCTTTCATCGCCACGCTGGGCACCATGACGGTCGCCAGGGGCGTCGCCCAGATCGTCAACAACAACTACAACACGGACGCCATCGGGGAAGCGGCGCAGGGCTACCGGAATCTGTTCTACTACGGCAGCACGTTCGGCCTTTACAACACCATCTGGATTGCACTTGTTCTCTTTCTGGGCTTCAATTTCCTGCTCAGCAAGACGCGCACAGGGCGCCATATCTACGCGGTGGGCAGCAATATAGAGGCATCCAAGCTGTCGGGCATCAACACGGACAGCACGACCATCAAGGTGTATATTGTGAGCGCGTTCTGTGCCGGTGTGGTCGGCCTGATCACAAGCGCTACGGCCGGTATGGGAACCATGGACGCCGGCAACATGTACGAAATGTATGCGGTTGCGGCTTCGGTCATCGGCGGCGTTTCCACTCTGGGCGGCCAGGGCCTTCTGGCCGGTACGGTGGTCGGTGCGGCGATTTGGGGCGTGCTGCAGAACGGTCTTCAGTTCGCGGGAGCGCCCGTCGCCATGAGAAATATCGTGATCGGAACCATCGTGGTCATTTCCGTTTTGCTGGATGTTGTTATCCGTACCGGAAAACCGAAGAAGGCAAAGAACAATACGAAACTGGTAACGGCACAAAAAGAAAGTTAA
- a CDS encoding CD1375 family protein, producing MAVVYATLIVKNKKTLEQVPDRLKAEVQDLLEALEITL from the coding sequence ATGGCAGTTGTTTACGCGACCCTGATTGTTAAAAACAAAAAGACGCTGGAGCAGGTCCCTGACAGGCTGAAAGCCGAAGTTCAGGACTTGCTGGAAGCCCTCGAAATTACGCTTTAA
- a CDS encoding transposase, whose amino-acid sequence MKKKNTVDHEGSILMSSKSKIAIAKKVRITREYITGNISREEAAKRAEVAPDVITDWARIYRQEGVLGFASGKKNHVYSQELKKQAVLEYLSGGCSQHAICEKYKIRSRKQLRCWIKKYNNHGEFNSVKHSGGGSYMRKARSTTPDERIRIVKDCIASGKNYGEMALKYNVSYQQARTWTLNFEKMGEAGLQDRRGQRKKDQAPRTELEQAQIEIEQLKHKLYLAEMENALLKKLDEVERRDASRK is encoded by the coding sequence GTGAAAAAGAAAAACACTGTTGATCATGAAGGGAGCATTTTGATGTCAAGTAAGTCAAAAATAGCAATTGCGAAAAAGGTAAGAATCACCCGGGAATATATAACTGGAAATATCTCAAGGGAAGAAGCCGCGAAACGGGCGGAAGTCGCACCTGATGTCATAACAGATTGGGCACGGATTTATCGCCAAGAGGGAGTTCTGGGCTTTGCGTCAGGAAAAAAGAATCACGTCTACAGCCAAGAGCTCAAAAAGCAAGCGGTGCTGGAATATTTATCAGGCGGATGTAGTCAGCACGCCATATGCGAGAAATACAAAATCCGGTCAAGAAAACAACTTCGATGTTGGATAAAGAAGTATAATAATCATGGAGAATTCAACTCCGTCAAGCATTCCGGAGGAGGAAGCTACATGAGAAAAGCACGCAGCACAACGCCAGATGAACGTATTCGAATCGTGAAAGATTGTATTGCATCCGGTAAAAATTACGGCGAGATGGCGCTTAAATATAATGTAAGCTACCAGCAGGCACGCACCTGGACGCTGAACTTTGAGAAAATGGGTGAAGCTGGTCTGCAGGATAGGCGTGGGCAGCGAAAAAAAGATCAGGCACCACGCACAGAGTTGGAGCAGGCACAAATTGAGATCGAACAACTTAAACACAAGCTGTATCTGGCGGAAATGGAGAATGCCCTGCTAAAAAAATTGGACGAGGTGGAGAGGAGGGATGCCTCTCGCAAGTAA
- a CDS encoding sugar ABC transporter ATP-binding protein, whose amino-acid sequence MGEYIAELNHIHKSFPGVKALDDVSFNLKSGEVLALLGENGAGKSTLVKVLSGVYTKDEGEIKIFGQTVEDLTPKKAQELGIAIIHQELNMCAHLSVAENIFLAREKTHSGILSNREMNKDAAALLARLNIDLDPATIVGDLAVSKQQMVEIAKALSTNAKILIMDEPTSALTSNEIDDLFKIIRKLKSEGCGIVYISHRLEELQNIVDRVIIMRDGRYITSMDFKDTTMSEIISCMVGREIKEKFPRVICERGKKIFEVKNLNAGRMVRNINLELYEGEIVGIAGLMGAGRTETTRAIFGADPKESGRIFVDDGEVVIRRPIDAIRAGIVLAPEDRKKDGLCVKLSVEDNIALPNLDLLCNKFGVVDRKKEKTMTDEAVRSLSIKLVNADMDAATLSGGNQQKLVVAKWLARNSRVVMFDEPTRGIDVAAKVEIYNLMNELKKQGIGVLFVSSEMPEIMGISDRILVMCDGKITGEFAAGEATQDLILQYATKFESKYEQKEAI is encoded by the coding sequence ATGGGGGAATACATAGCTGAACTGAATCATATCCACAAAAGTTTCCCCGGAGTCAAGGCATTGGACGATGTGTCGTTTAATCTGAAATCCGGAGAGGTTCTTGCATTGCTGGGGGAAAACGGTGCCGGAAAGTCAACACTGGTAAAGGTGCTGAGCGGCGTTTACACAAAGGATGAAGGCGAAATCAAAATCTTCGGTCAGACAGTCGAGGATTTAACGCCGAAAAAGGCGCAGGAGTTGGGGATAGCGATTATCCATCAGGAACTGAACATGTGCGCGCACCTTTCGGTGGCGGAAAATATTTTTCTGGCGCGGGAAAAAACACATTCCGGCATCCTTTCCAACCGGGAGATGAACAAGGACGCGGCGGCGCTGCTGGCCCGCCTGAATATTGATCTGGACCCCGCCACGATTGTCGGGGATCTGGCCGTGTCCAAGCAGCAGATGGTGGAAATCGCCAAAGCGCTGTCCACCAACGCAAAAATACTGATTATGGACGAACCGACCTCGGCGCTGACTTCCAACGAGATTGACGATTTGTTCAAAATCATCCGCAAGCTGAAATCGGAGGGCTGCGGAATCGTATACATATCGCACCGGCTGGAGGAGCTGCAGAACATTGTCGACCGCGTCATCATCATGCGCGACGGCAGATACATTACCTCCATGGATTTCAAAGATACGACGATGTCTGAAATCATTTCCTGCATGGTCGGACGTGAAATCAAGGAAAAATTCCCGCGCGTTATCTGTGAGCGGGGGAAAAAGATTTTTGAAGTAAAAAATCTGAACGCGGGCAGGATGGTCCGGAACATCAATCTCGAACTGTACGAAGGGGAGATCGTCGGTATCGCGGGGCTGATGGGGGCCGGACGGACGGAAACCACACGCGCGATTTTCGGCGCAGACCCCAAAGAATCCGGCCGGATTTTTGTGGACGACGGGGAAGTTGTGATCCGCCGGCCGATTGACGCGATCCGGGCGGGAATCGTCCTTGCGCCGGAAGACCGGAAAAAAGACGGCCTGTGCGTCAAACTCAGCGTGGAGGACAATATCGCTTTGCCCAACCTGGACCTGCTCTGCAACAAATTCGGCGTGGTGGACCGGAAAAAGGAAAAAACGATGACCGACGAAGCGGTCAGAAGCCTGAGCATTAAGCTTGTCAACGCGGACATGGACGCCGCGACCCTCTCCGGCGGCAACCAGCAGAAGCTGGTGGTTGCCAAGTGGCTGGCGCGCAATTCCCGCGTAGTGATGTTCGACGAGCCGACACGGGGAATCGACGTAGCCGCGAAGGTCGAAATCTACAACCTGATGAACGAATTGAAAAAGCAGGGGATCGGAGTGCTTTTCGTTTCCTCCGAAATGCCGGAGATCATGGGGATCAGCGACAGGATTCTGGTCATGTGCGACGGGAAAATCACCGGCGAATTCGCGGCGGGGGAAGCGACCCAGGACCTTATTCTGCAGTACGCGACAAAATTTGAATCCAAATATGAGCAAAAAGAAGCTATTTAG
- a CDS encoding ATP-binding cassette domain-containing protein: MKNEILRLEKVTVIRDEVTLLDNFNLHIFQGEIMGLVCINANGKEPLIQLISQNLPIHYGRVYFNEVLVNNYRHSPMTMNKVAVIEQKSRLIEDLSVADNVFVLRRGFRKYVISPRVLNEQFRQFAQEIDADIDGRDLVAHLSPYQKCVVELLRAVIMGAKLIVIRDVSNCIGAADLIRFHELLRYYCGKGFSFLYICNHHEEAFKICTRMSLMKDGKILRVFDRNQFRNDNIVPYYVGEFADLAAPETDVGRKDSILAFQNVCTENLRDMTFSVARGECTVLFDMDNTVLPDIMRIMNGRLYPDSGTVFLEGAVFTREAAQHALEGTVAFIGEDPIRTMLFKEMSYLDNLCFLLDQKNNGVRLNRRIVRSIAREYEPVIGPEIYETNIMNLKIQSLYDLIYYRIQLFHPKIVFCVQPFAGADMYLRRHLIGLINRLKQKGITVIFLSVNIADSLMVADKLIRLEKGRFNSEYLRSEFNLFRSEGTTLEELFQ, translated from the coding sequence ATGAAGAATGAAATTTTAAGGCTGGAAAAGGTCACCGTCATCCGGGACGAGGTGACCCTGCTGGATAATTTTAACCTGCATATTTTTCAGGGCGAAATCATGGGGCTGGTGTGCATCAACGCGAACGGCAAGGAACCCCTCATTCAGCTCATCAGCCAGAATCTGCCCATTCATTACGGCCGCGTCTATTTCAACGAGGTGCTTGTGAACAATTACCGGCACAGCCCGATGACGATGAACAAGGTGGCCGTCATCGAGCAGAAAAGCAGGCTGATCGAAGATCTGAGCGTTGCCGACAACGTTTTCGTTCTGCGCAGGGGATTTCGGAAATATGTCATCAGTCCCCGCGTCCTGAACGAACAGTTCCGTCAGTTTGCACAGGAAATCGACGCCGATATCGACGGCCGGGACCTGGTGGCGCATTTAAGCCCTTACCAAAAATGTGTCGTGGAGCTTCTTCGCGCCGTCATCATGGGCGCGAAGCTCATTGTCATCCGGGATGTCAGCAACTGTATCGGCGCGGCGGACCTGATCCGGTTTCACGAGCTGCTCCGGTATTACTGCGGGAAGGGTTTTTCCTTCCTGTATATCTGCAACCATCACGAGGAAGCGTTTAAAATCTGCACCCGGATGTCGCTGATGAAGGACGGAAAAATTCTGCGGGTGTTTGACCGCAATCAGTTTCGGAACGACAATATTGTTCCGTATTATGTCGGGGAATTTGCCGACCTTGCCGCACCGGAAACGGACGTCGGGAGAAAAGACAGCATCCTCGCTTTTCAGAATGTCTGTACGGAAAATCTAAGGGACATGACGTTTTCGGTGGCCAGGGGAGAGTGTACGGTGCTGTTCGATATGGACAACACCGTACTGCCGGATATTATGCGGATTATGAACGGCAGGCTGTATCCGGACAGCGGGACCGTTTTTCTGGAAGGCGCCGTTTTTACCCGGGAAGCGGCGCAGCATGCGCTGGAGGGCACGGTCGCCTTTATCGGAGAGGACCCTATCCGCACCATGCTCTTCAAAGAAATGAGCTATCTGGACAATCTGTGCTTTCTGCTTGACCAGAAGAACAACGGGGTGCGGCTGAACAGAAGGATCGTCCGGAGCATCGCCCGCGAGTACGAACCCGTGATCGGCCCGGAAATCTACGAGACCAATATCATGAATCTGAAAATACAGTCGCTTTACGACCTGATCTATTACCGGATCCAGTTGTTCCATCCTAAAATCGTGTTCTGCGTCCAGCCCTTTGCGGGCGCGGACATGTACCTGCGCCGGCACCTGATCGGGCTCATCAACCGGCTGAAGCAAAAGGGCATCACGGTGATTTTCCTTTCGGTCAATATCGCCGACTCCCTGATGGTGGCGGACAAGCTGATCCGGCTGGAAAAAGGGCGGTTCAACAGCGAATACCTGCGCTCGGAGTTTAACCTTTTCCGATCGGAAGGAACCACTCTGGAGGAATTGTTTCAATGA